The following is a genomic window from Spirosoma agri.
AATCAAACAGTTCTGATCGGTCAATCGATCAACATTGACTTAGCATCTGCTTTTAGTGATGCTCAGACGCCTAGTAGTTTAAGTCTTTCGACCAGTGGCTTACCGTTGGGCTTAGGTCTAATTAATACAACCATTACTGGCGTACCAGCCACAACGGGAACAACTTCGATAACTGTTACAGCTGCTGATCCAGGTGGTCTGTCGGTAAACACGTCGTTCAGTTTGACGGTACAAGCCTCCGGGCAAAATACATCGCTTAGTCTGCTAGTCCCCACTTACGATTGCCAAACCGGTGCGTTTAGGTTCAACACGATAGGGGGCGATGGCTCACCCATCGAGTACTACGCCGTACCGGGCATCACCGGCTGGACAACCAACCCCAACCAGTTCGTTGATGCCGAGACCCGGACAGCCGCCGATGCCCAACCCATTACGCTAAAAGCCCGTCAAAATGGCCAGGAAGTCATGCTGGTGCGGGACATTCGCGCCGTATGCCCCGTCAGTTCAGCTCCGTTTGCCATCACGGGCGTTAACACGATGAGTTGCCAAGCCATCACGGCCACCGAACGGCGACTGACATTTACGCCACAGTACCGGGGGTTAACGAGCGAGCCATTCAGCTTTTCGGTAGTCAATGAGATGTTGCCTACGAGTGCCGCCGGTCCCTATAACCTCCGCCTTTATACGGACAATCCAATAATCACCCTAAAGGCTCAGCAAGGCAATTTAGTGGCTAGCTACAGCTATAACTGGTTAGCCGTTTGCTCTAGCCCAGCCCGGTCGGGTTCTGGAGAGGTGACTACCGGACTAGCCATCAAGGTGCTGGGTAACCCTGTGACAGGTCAAACCGCCGAGGTTGAGATCAGTGGCGTAACGGATCAATCGGTACAGATTAACCTAGCCGATATGCAGGGCAAGTCAGTACACACCCAGCGGATCGAGCAAGCGGGTGCCGTCGAGCGAGTGAGCTTATCGCTGGGAGCCAGCAATGGGGTTTTACTTTTACAGGTGAGTACGCCTACCCAGTGTCAGCAGGTGAAACTGCTGCGAACGAATTAGCGCGATGGCCCTACGAGCGCTTGGACTTAATGGTCTGAGCGGTTGTAGGGGCTATCGTCTTGTCAAATCAAGTTGGATTAGTTTTTTGATAGAAAGCCGTGTTCATGTTGGATACGGCTTTTTTGTATTCGTACACGCTATCGCTAAGCAAAAACACGGGTTCATTCTTTGCTTTTGGCTATAGCTATCAGAAAGTGGGCGTAATGCTGACCAGTCTAGTACCCGCCGGTTACCGGCAGAAAGGCATCTTCGTGAATGGTCCTAGCGAGAAACTAATCAAACTAGCTGGCGTGGTAGATAAGATCAACCATTGGCACGGGCAGGATAAATTGCGACTGGCTTCGCCGATGTATAGTCCTGATTGGCTAAATGCAGCAAACGTATTTATCTAGCAGGTATACAACCCAATGGGCGGATATACTGGAGGTTAATTAGGAATAAAACCCCTTTTTATAGGCTATACGGAGAGGAATAAGTTAGCTAATTACTTAACCGGTTAGCGGGATCTACAGGGATAAGTCGGATCTTCTTTTCGAGTAAAAGGCTACAGTCAACCTCCGGATTAACATATAATTAGTGGCTGTTGCAAAAGTCTGGACCGGATTCAATACATACGAACTGTAAACCCATTTCGACCCAATGAATGATTGTTCAATGAGCTAGCCCGGAGTAGTATCTGCTTTTGCAACAGCCACTGCTTTTATCTTAACCGAGTTAGGTTAGGGTTCAGGTACATACCAGAACGGAATCGTTATCAATTCGTCATCTTCTTTTTCTCGGGGATCTTGCAGTGCCACCCGCAGCCGGTTGCGACCTAGTTTGAGATTGCCTGGCACCAACACGGTTTGCCAACCCCGTTGCTCCTGAATCCCGGTTTGGGTGAACAGCAGGTCAGGGTGGGTACAGACCGAATCGTTTACGGTGATGCGGATCAGCCGGTTAATCTGCTGGCTGCTCCAGATAGCATACTGCTGCCGACGTGCTTGCCGCGACAGCGTATCGCTCCAGGCTGGTTCGGGCGCAACCTGCTTGAGCAGCATGTCGAGCGCTTTGGGATAGGCAATGAATAAGCGCAGGTAGGGTTCCCGAATCACGTCTGACTGGATAGAAGCCCCGCTGATGAAGGCACCCTCGGGGCGCTGGTTGTCATAGGCCGTAGGTTCGACGTAGAGACTATCGACCCGGGCTGAGTAAATATGCCGGCTGTTGAGAAGCGATGTCCGCCCGTTGGTGCGCGAGATATCGTTGGCGTATTCGAAAAAAAATACCGCAAAAAACACTAAGATAAAAAGGGCTGCCGTTTGTAATAACTTGCCGGGCCGGATATTGCTGTAAAACGTGTTGGTAACATAAGAGGTATGTTTGTACATGCCCAGCATCACCAGTTGCCCTACCTTCGTAAATCGGTAGTTGAGTTGCATACCCCTGGGGGTTGCTTTTACCTTCTTCTGATTTAGCCAGAAAATGGCTACGTAGAATACGGCCACCAGCACGCCCAGCGCAATTTTGACTCCAAACCAGACGTTGGCGGATACGTTGGGTTGAACCACTAAATAGATCAGTAACCCCAGCATGTAGAGTATGGCAACTACGATCAGCAGGAACACGAACTGAAAAGCGAGAGCAAACACGATGTTGCACCGTTTGTCGAGCCAGAGAATATAGCGATCCAGTGGGCCAAGCTCGTTGGCCAGGCGTTGCTGGGCATAAGGTGTAGAGAAGGGAATACGGTCGTAGTGGATTCCCGACGGAAAAACGGCCAGGAGCCCGACCAGACCCACCCAAAAAGCCCGCATCACAAAATTGGCCAGAAAAGCCGCAAACAAGACGTGACAAGTGGCCCGCATCAGGCTGTAGGCCAGCGAGGGTAACATGGCCGCTACGCCCTCGGTGTGGGTCATGTAATTATAGCGGAGGTAGCTAAAGGCCGACTCCAGCAGATCGGGCAATTGCAGAATGGCAAACATGGCGACCCCGGAGATGGCTAATTCGAGGTTCCAGCTCTGGGTGGTTAATTCCCGAAGTTTGTCTTTCTCGTCAGGTGTCAGTTGGGAAGCGGGCGGTGGGTTGTTATCAGACATGAATGATTGTGTATGCTACTGGTTATACTCTAAGTTGCCTAATCAGTGATAAGTCAACCTAGCCCAGTAAATATACTACTCCAAATGACACTGTGACGCTTCTGAACCGTGCAAACGGTTCAACTATGGTAGCACATAAAGCTGCAACTAAAGAGAGAAAACTTGCTCACTAAACCACTACAACTCATTTAATGAGCCGTATCACCTGGGTAGCCTGGAACTCACAACCCATTGCCGTACGAAACTCCGCCCGGTTCAACTCGTCCGCAATCTGGTTGTGATTTTACCACTCTTGTGTATCATGGTGACCATTGATGAGGTCCGGCGGTTGTTCTTGCCTGACTCTACTTCGGCGTATTCAGCTATGATAACCCCTTCACGTAGGTTTCTAAAATCTATTTGCCTTGCGTAAATTGTTGCTGAACAGTTTTAGCAAATAAGGTCATATCAGACTTTCGGTATTGACTCAATGCACGAGCGCCTGATGGCGGAATAAACTCTCGATTTACCCGCTGGCAAGTGGCCCACAAGTCGGGATTTAATTTAATCTTGTAGGAACGGATGGGGGTATCTGCACCAAACCACAGACAACTGATATTCTTGACGGTTGCTTTCATTACGTATTCTATGGTTACAATCCTGGTATTGGATAACTTCCAATTCCAATGTATATAGGTCCATTTACCGCCATATGTTTTGAAAATGACTGAATGGTACATAAATGCCGCTTAGTCAATGAATTAAACGCTGATTCATGGGATGTTTTGGTTAACAGGGAACGTGTGAAATAGATCCTACTTGTGAAATACTAGTGCCCTGAGCCCATTTGGTGAGCCAGTTTTGACTGGAAGTTAAGCTACCAGTGAGGTCCCCCCAATTATCGGACCGCTCAAGGATTGAGGATCGGACGTTCATTTGTTCTTTTTTCACTGCTCTTTCCGACCTCATTTGGCACCGTCCGCGGCTGCGGTCAGCCCACCAAGTGAACTGTGAGGTCGAAATGAATTGTATTCTTCTCGCCAGCACTCAATCTTTTCCCTAGCATCTTCCAAAGACAAGAACCACCGGGCCGCCGGAGCGGTGTGCATTCAGACATTCATCTCTGAAACTGCCATTGAATGACCGCACTGGCGGCCCAGTCGATAAATGGGTTATCGGTGGGTTTGCCCGGCCGTGAAAAGTCCAGTGTTACCCGGTTGTCATACGCCCATAGATCTAATGTTTTCGAGATAAACTCGCTGCCATTATCTACTTGAATGCGCGCTGGTACCGATAAATTTACTATTTTTAATTGATTCATCACGGCTACTACGTCTTCTCCTTTCAACGACTGACCGACGTGAATAGCCACGCATTGGCGGCTATAATTATCCACTATAGTTAAGGCTCGGATTTTCCGCCCATCGAAGAGCTGATCCGCTACGAAGTCCATGCCGCTACGGCGGACCGCTCCAGCATTGATCAATACTAGAGAGTTCAGGTCGGTCTAATCGGTGAGCCGCTGATCGCTTGCGTCGAGGCCGTTTACTACGCAGATTAAGCCCCTCCAGACGATACAAACGGTGTATTCGCTTGTGATTGTCTCGCCAGCCCTCCCGCCTAAGCAGGGTGAAAATACGCTGACATCCGTACCGGACTCGGGTTTCGGCAATCTCTCGAATCCGCCTTCTGATCGCTGAATCATCTCGTGATTTTGCTTTATAAAACCAAGTCGACCGTCTTAACAAGATAACCTCACAGGCTCGTCGATTGGAGATTCGGTAGTCGTTCATCAAGCTTTGGGCCAGCCCTCTACGCTGAGCTGGCCTTAGAGCTTTTTTTTGATTACTTCCTGAAGCATCTGTTTATCTAAACTCAAATCCGCGACTAGCTGCTTTAATTGCTGGTTCTCTTCTTCAAGTTGGCGAAGCCGTCGAAGCTCAGGAACACCCAAACCACCATACTTCTTACGCTCCGGCGCCCCGGTTCCAATTGTAGAACGTGGCCTCACTGATACCCATCTTGCGACACACCTCAGCAACAACGGTTCCAGTGTCAGCCTGGCGAAGAGCAAAAACGATGGCTCGGGCCACCCCGTTGTACTTCGGTGAATTTGGTCTTTTTCATAAGCGATTATTTGATTGTTTAAGGTATCAAAAATCACCCGAACTCTCTACTTTAGATCGGTCCAGTTTAATGGGAAGAGGTCAGTTACGTCAAACACCTGAAGGAACCTACGCGGTGTGAATGATAGCCTGACAAGTATAGGCTCTATCAGAATACCTTTCGTAACTAGAGCGGCAAAGTGTCTGATTTAACCCAACGAAAACTATGTTGACCTTTTATACCCTGTTACGATGGGCAGGGCTAGTATTATTGGCCCTATCAGCATTTTCATGTTTGGATCATCAGCTACCGCCTGACGAAGCTGATACCGCTGAAACAGTGTACGTAGGCAGTGGGGACGGAAAACTTTACGCAATCAATGCCGTAACAGCAGCTACGAACTGGACTCTGCTAACGGGGGGGGCTGTCTCCTCCAGCCCTACGGTCGTTGACAAGGTTGTTTTTGTCGGCAGTAGTGATAAAAATCTGTACGCCGTTAATGCACAGACCGGCGCAAAAAAATGGTCATTTCAAACGGGCGGTCCCGTTTTTTCCAGTCCAACTGTGGTCAATGGAACCGTGTACGTAGGCAGTGAGGATAATAACGTTTACGCGATCGACGCCCTGTCTGGCC
Proteins encoded in this region:
- a CDS encoding putative Ig domain-containing protein, yielding MTATTVGQMTLFAGGLTKEGSNEVLSSTVDIYNQDTNQWLTSRLPQVDGAFQDLRAPISAVRTGKKVLFAGDGSNHVDIYNTEFINTPPTTTGIHNQTVLIGQSINIDLASAFSDAQTPSSLSLSTSGLPLGLGLINTTITGVPATTGTTSITVTAADPGGLSVNTSFSLTVQASGQNTSLSLLVPTYDCQTGAFRFNTIGGDGSPIEYYAVPGITGWTTNPNQFVDAETRTAADAQPITLKARQNGQEVMLVRDIRAVCPVSSAPFAITGVNTMSCQAITATERRLTFTPQYRGLTSEPFSFSVVNEMLPTSAAGPYNLRLYTDNPIITLKAQQGNLVASYSYNWLAVCSSPARSGSGEVTTGLAIKVLGNPVTGQTAEVEISGVTDQSVQINLADMQGKSVHTQRIEQAGAVERVSLSLGASNGVLLLQVSTPTQCQQVKLLRTN
- a CDS encoding DUF4113 domain-containing protein, yielding MQQTYLSSRYTTQWADILEVN
- a CDS encoding ABC transporter ATP-binding protein, whose translation is MSDNNPPPASQLTPDEKDKLRELTTQSWNLELAISGVAMFAILQLPDLLESAFSYLRYNYMTHTEGVAAMLPSLAYSLMRATCHVLFAAFLANFVMRAFWVGLVGLLAVFPSGIHYDRIPFSTPYAQQRLANELGPLDRYILWLDKRCNIVFALAFQFVFLLIVVAILYMLGLLIYLVVQPNVSANVWFGVKIALGVLVAVFYVAIFWLNQKKVKATPRGMQLNYRFTKVGQLVMLGMYKHTSYVTNTFYSNIRPGKLLQTAALFILVFFAVFFFEYANDISRTNGRTSLLNSRHIYSARVDSLYVEPTAYDNQRPEGAFISGASIQSDVIREPYLRLFIAYPKALDMLLKQVAPEPAWSDTLSRQARRQQYAIWSSQQINRLIRITVNDSVCTHPDLLFTQTGIQEQRGWQTVLVPGNLKLGRNRLRVALQDPREKEDDELITIPFWYVPEP